The Portunus trituberculatus isolate SZX2019 chromosome 50, ASM1759143v1, whole genome shotgun sequence genome includes the window GATTAGAATACTTCCCTTACAGTTTGTTCAAAAGCAGTGAAAGGATCTTGATATGTTTTATAAGAATACACCATTTCATTGCTGGTTCCCATACTTTACCGTCATTTACATATACGATGatctgaaaaaaatagtaataatgaataaataaaaaatagataaataaataaatgacggCAACTATTAATTCTTGCGTTTCGTGTCACCTTCTCTTTGTCAATGCTATCGAAGACATCGCATCGACAGAAAGCTTCACTGTTTCGCTTAAAAGCTTGAGATACATAAATTCTGAGCTTCACGTGCATTTCATTACCGTCAGTGAGCGTGGTGTAAAATACTCTCACACCAAGTCGCTCAGTAAAGCACCGTGCAGTGCATTAGCGGTGAGAATAATGTGTTGACCTGAAGACCCATATTCAGGTTTGGCTCACCAACCTCACAGTCGTCGAGCGCTTTGAAGCAGGTCGTTTTTTTATGGAGCATGCAATTTTCAGGACTGCTTTTAAATGCAAACATGCACTTTTTTGACACTCACATTAATCAAACTAAGGAATCTTAATATAAACCCAGGAATCAACAAACAATCAAATAACTTCTGTATAAATGCGCATCTCGTACGTCATTTGCTTCCCACAGCGcagccacagccagccagccacttgAGCCACCAGTCACCTCACCCACTGTCCTGGTGGGAATATAAGACTCGCGTTGTTTAGCGGCGTGCATtcagaaacatttttttttccccgtcacCTCGTCCTCTTCCACGTGCCACAGAGATAACTTGCCTGGCTCTCAAAAATCTTCGTAAATCTTTAGAATAGGACCTCCTCTCTAATCCgtgcaataataacacaaaacgCTGGAGACTTGGAAGTGGTCAGGATCCGGACTGAAGGATTTCAGAAAGTGGTCCTGCGTTGAATAGTCAAGTTTTGAAAGTGTGGCGGCTGTCCAGCGTGTCCGGTATGTGGGAGACGTCCTTTGGTGACGATGTGGGAGCTGAGTGGGCGTCCTCGAGGTAGCCGAGAGAGTAAGCAGGTGAGTGGGACAGTGgaaatggtggcggtggcggcggcggtgacggccatggtggtggtgggaagaagGTTGTGGTTGATCACTCCCGACAAATGGCGAATGgtggcaagtttttttttttttttttttttttttttcttactggaTTATTTGTCAGTTTGTTGACTCTTACgtgattactattattttatatatatattttttttcccctgtgtGTGAGTGGAGTGTGTTGCAGGTAATAGGCACAGCACAGGTGACACAGCTAACGCCGGTAAGGGGCGTAACGGTGAGCCTGCAATTCGCTCCTCGCTTTCGTACTTACCGCCGCCGTAACTCCTGCCTGATGACGCTAAAAATACACACTTTTCACCGGAAAATTGCCGGGGTTGCTTAAATTCTGGGTCCGCGCTTCCAAACACCCAAGAATTTTACTTAAAACATAGGTACTTTTGAACGTGCGCCTGTgggattgtcttttttttatagtttctgATGGAATCGATTGTAGGTTTTTAAGGCTATTTCTGctcaaaccccttcagtactaggacacatttttactttgagatttgtgtacgattagaccatttattgacatacggaaagatctatggaggtcagaagattaatggccaaagtcttcactattttaatccttataAGTTcctgcagctgtataaaatcactaaatagtaaccagagtgaatatggaaacgcgtcatggtacatattgaaggggttgaagaTGGATaaagtgttattattttcttttaacgaGTTTTCACCCTTTGACTGCCAATTGGTACGCGCTTCACTAATTACCAGTCACGCTGATTTTTGAACTGGGAAGAAATAGCAAAATATATTCTTGTTCATCTCTACCTTCCTTGTATATGCTTCTAAAGACCACACATTGCTTACCGCGCTGCTATACTCTACTCTCTACTGTAAAGTGgttcctggatttaaaacacattgttttctgttgatcaacgcacggTTTTCCTCTAGATCTGataaccacgcattccctgcaTGGAACACCACTCAAACCGAAACCcaagagccactttagagtagacacactATTGTTGTTTCGTGTTGATGGTAGTTGTCATTCTTTGCCAGGGTTTTAGTTGCCTCTCATGAGTATATTATAAAGTGAGGTGAAAATTTGTGGATATCGGTTATAAAGTGACCCTTGGATGTGGCTGGTACATAATTGGTTTAGTATGTTATAAAATTtacctctttagtaccatgacacgttttcaaatttattctgcttactatttcgtgattttatgcagcttcagaaacttatgtgggggtatgaaatagtgaagactggccattaatcttctgacttccatagacccttcctatataattatcagtgtgtgtgtgtgtgtgtgtgtgtcaaagcgAAGTGAAGCGTCAGAAAGGGAAAACGAAAGGTGATTGTACAAAAGAAACACTTAAGAACGGATGGATATATAGGAGGTTGGCGACTCATGGTaggggtggcggtggtagtgtggggagaggaggaggaggaggaggaggaggaagactagtgatgaagggagagaaatattgTTGTGTGATGTATTCCTGGAGTGCGTATATTCCTTAAATCTGAAAGAAATTATGCTAAACAGGGTTctccattgttctctctctctctctctctctctctctctctctctctctctctctctctctctctctctctctctctctctctcttaaaaaaaaaaaaaaatccttgtgtgtgtgtgtgtgtgtgtgtgtgtgtgtgtgtgtgtgtgtgtgtgtgtgcgtgtttgtttgtactttaggttaggttagattaggttagtacTTACCAGGCAGCGGGAGGCAGGCGGGACGCGAGAACCACATGTGTGTTTTGACTTTATGGCTAAGCTTGAGGAGGCCGATGTCGTTGTTGTAGGTTGTCTTGTTGAAGTCTGGGTGGAAGATGGAGTAGACCGGCTCGTATTCCTCGCTGCGGGTCTCGATCGGGAAGCTCCGGATGTGTTCCCCGACCGTCACGCGCAGGTTGTGAATGCTGACCCTGCGCAgacaccacagagagagagagagagagagagagagagagagagagagagagagagagagagagaggttaattcAGAGCAGTGACGAGATATAAATGTCctggggcgcatttttaccttgagattcgtgtacgattagaccattttattgacatcaggaaggatctatggaagtcagaggattaatggccacagtcttcactaatctaatccccccacataagtttctgaagctgtataaaatcaccaaatagtaagcagagtgaatatggaactCGTTAGGGTACTGAAGTCGGTAATTCTGTACAGAGGCGAAAATTAAGAGACATTATGCACGGACGAGAAGCAGGGCGTAGACAAGAGAAATTGGAAGATAATTCTGAGCGATGACAAGAGAAAGTGATTAATTCTACGTAGggacaaaagagagaagagggattaGTCattagtgtagtgtgtgtgtgtgtgtgtgtgtgtgtgtgtgtgtgtgtgtgtgtgtgtatggtcagTGACAGAGTGAAGTCTTTATTACAGTCGTCAAAATGTTGGGTTGGCTTTGAGTAATTGAAGGTGTGTCTGTCTTACGCTCGCCAGCCCCGCGCCAACCGCCAGAACATTGCTGTGGCTTAGAAAACGTCTTAGAATGTTCTTCTAAAACGTCCGGGGGGgataggggggagggaggagcctCATCAGTAGTGGTGAACCCACGTACTGGTCACTgccttgctattattattgttattatcattattattactattattattattattgttattattattattattattattattattattattattattattattattattattatcattatcatcattattattatcattattattattattattattattattattattattattattattattattattattattatcacttattgTCGTTTATGTTGCAGTCACATTATTGTTATTCCATGTTACTTGTTAATCTCAATCTATCAACAATTTTTTAAGTGAAGTTTTAAAGATAATAATTAGATTTTGAGTAATATGATCctgaaagacaagagagaatgtaaaaaaaaaaaaaatggaataaaaaagatagtTGTAATGCAGATTATCGCTTTAGAACTGTgttggctcagagagagagagagagagagagagagagagagagagagagagagagaaccctatTACTTAATCTGCAGTATCGTCTTCTCTCACACGGAATGGACTAGTGGTGGCAAAACAGACTTAGCAGACGCATAGGTGTCGTAGGACCTATTCTGACACACTGCTCGCTGCACCTCGACCACTTTAAAAGGCGTTTGTTGAAGCTAGACTGATTTTTTGGGTGTCTGTACGTTTGTAGTGAAAGATTATCAATATTTATAGATTATAcacaggagaagcactcttgagaacccgattGATCagctctgtggccttagaaaatagtagtATTGAGGGAGCAAAACTTTTCTAATGGTAACTTAGATGGatttctaaggatgtttttaatccctccagtaccatgacgcgtttccatattcattctgcttactatttgatgatttcatacagcttcagaaactcatgtagagtattaaaatagtgaagactggccattaatcttctgaccttcatagatctttcctaatgtcaataaaatggcctaatcgtatacaaaaatctcaaggtaaatatgtatcccagtactaaagTTAAGGTCCCAGTGACAAATTAACCTCACTTTTCTACCAAACGAACATGATAAACACTTGCGAGAACATtgctaataatctctgtgggcattcaaaatagtcgtggtgagagcaaaatatttcagaatactggcccTGCTATTAATCACCTGGCATTGACTCCCTTGCATGCTggcactcagtcactcaccctCTGATGCAGTGCGCGGCGGTCAGCACGTAGCGGTCGCTGATCAGAGTGCCGCCGCAGTAGAAGTGGCCCTTGTACAGCAGCGCCACCTGCCACGGGTACTCGTTGAACTCTGCGAAGTTGCCGCCCACGACCTTAGCACGGCGGTTGGGCAGACCACACGCTGTAAGGgcaacgccgccaccaccgccaccacaaccaccacgccTTGTTAGTTGTATGGTAATTGTTGGATCTCTCTCACGTGGTATTGAGTGTTTATAGTATATACAGGCAGGGTTGGCTTTAGTTGTGTACAGTTGCCCCAAGTGTTCATGTCCAGAAGTTCAGTGACATTAATATTGAGTAGAATTGTATGGAAGGACATTTACTGAACTGCCGTGCTCATATATCAAGAACTTTTAAGAAATATGAGACGAAACTGACGCTGTGATAGGTGAAGATAACTGGcagatgtttgttttgttatgctATCTCTTGATCTTCTTTATCTAAttaatttattgattgattttctAGAATAAGACAATTTCTTAGGCCAACTGCACTATCAGAAAAATACTtgcagaaaggagagaagggacattAACAAATCATGACAAAGTATAGTATAGAATATTGTTTTACATCATGGCACAGAACACAACGTATATACATGACATGGAGAGTGCTTCGGTATTTACAAGTGTTACGTGTGTGTACAGTCTGTTGTTGTCCGTGATTGCggcttgtttgtctgtttgagtGTACGTATGTAGGTTTATGTGTTGGCGTGGCGTGACTGGAGGTTTTCTCATTGCAGTGCTCATCATGCgcattagaagaaaaaaaataaaaaattgcaAGACAGGTGAAATACTTATGAAGCAAATGTATGTAGGTGTTtactttccttgtgtgtgtgtgtgtgtgtgtgtgtgtgtgtgtgtgtgtgtgtgtgtgtgtgtgtgtgtgtgtgtgtgtgtgtgtgtgtgtgtgtgtgtgtgtgtgtgtgtgtgtgtgtgtgtgtgtgtgtgtctgtctgtctgtctgtctgtctgtctgtctgtctgtctgtctgtctgtctgtctgtctgtctgtctgtctgtctgtctgtctgtctgtctgtctgtctgtctgtctgtctgtctgtctgtctgtctgtctgtctgtctgtctgtctgtctgtctgtctgtctgtctgtctgtctgtctgtctgtctgtctgtctgtctgtctgtctgtctgtctgtctgtctgtctgtctgtctgtctgtctgtctgtctgtctgtctgtctgtctgtctgtctgtctgtctgtctgtctgtctgtctgtctgtctgtctgtctgtctgtctgtctgtctgtctgtctgtctgtctgtctgtctgtgtgtgtgtgtgtgtgtgtgtaatgaaggtTTTTGTGTGTCTATGTAATGCAGTACCGAGGTgacaagagaaacacacacacacacacacacacacacacacacacacacacacacacacacacacacacacacacacaccaaagaacaAGCCAGTAAAGGATCATAAAACGCACTTATAAAataaagtgtgaaaaaaaaatacgaaaaagtcACTATAGTGTGTGGTAGGAAGATACAAAAAAAGTGGTCAGTTCCATTTTCTTCagcgaaaggaaaggaaaaaagaatatattataaagtggcagagagagagagagagagagagagagagagagagagagagagagagagagagagagagaggtgagagatgtGATAATTAAATACAAGATTGGCTGTAATTTAATGcagctgaggagagagagagagagagagagagagagagagagaggaagtgaaaagaaaacgagacgcaCAAAAAAGTGaccaaaagaaaacgggaaagtcATTGGGGAAACTTAACGAGGGATAGAAATGAAAGGACTTGCTGCAGaagacgtgacacacacacacacacacacacacacacacacacacacacacacacacacacacacacacacgtcatgcaCTAAGAGTATGAATGAAGGGAGtgaggtggagtgtgtgtgtgtgtgtgtgtgtgtgtgtgtgtgtgtgtgtgtgtgtgtgcataagaaatgaagaaaagaaattgtgttacttattttttacaTCCGCGTTATTCaaaggcttgagagagagagagagagagagagagagagagagagagagagagagagagagagagagagagagagagagagagagaaatgccacttttattaatttaatttaGCTACATaacttgatttttatttttttttctctttcttatttatttattacctcaagtgttttatttcaaggttgtacgagtgtgtgtgtgtgtgtgtgtgtgtgtgtgtgtgtgtgtgtgtgtgtgtgtctgtctgtatgtgtgtttcttttcatattagattttttttttatttagtcacTATCACGACAATCTTTTCTTTAACCATAACCTAAATACCCAAATTATAGTGTAATATCCTGCATTTTTCTGGTCaatatcaatcaatctatctatctatctttctctccattttctctccatctatctatctatctatctatatgtgcgtgtgtgtgcgagtgcgtCCATGTGTCATTGTATGCAACCTATTTACTCCTCTAAGCTCCCGTCATCCTCACAAGCAAGTCATGAATAATTATGATGAGCTTTGATTTTATGCTTTCACTTAGTCTTCAAATTTCCGGCAGTGCTTTTATGGAGCGACAAGTGACAAGGTTTTCTTGCCTTCTTCCCTTGCGCCGCCGTCACCaggtcagacagacagacagacagacagacagagagagagagagagagagagaagtaatggtgtcgtgtgtgtgtgtgtgtgtgtgtgtgtgtgtgtgtgtgtaggggtgcgtctctatctgcctatctatttgtttacatATGTGCATCTTTTTACAAACCTGAAAATTGAACAAAAAACATCAGCTTTGGTATTCCATTATGAgtgtccacaccaccaccaccaccaccaccaccaccaccacaacaacaacaacaacaacaacaacaacaacaacaagactgaaaataacaataacactgatAATAATGAAGTGTATGATAACTATTGCAGTAAAttttgttggaaaaaaaattacaattttAAACATTTATGGTTGATTTGTTACTGGAAAGAAACGCGcgagcgcgcgcgcgtgtgtgtgtgtgtgtgtgtgtgtgtgtgtgtgtgtgtgtgtgtgtgtgtgtgtgtgtgtgtcatactcACAACAAGCACACCTCTGCGGGCCCTCTCCTGCTGCGGGTCCAAATAGTCTGTGCCAAAGAAGCTCAccctgaaggaggagagagcaggtgttaactgactgactgactgactgactgactgactgactaacattttttttattattatttgtaagaagggaaaaaagtataaaataaatcatttattaacttattgactgactggctgacaaacatttattattattgttattattattattattattattattattattattattattattattattattattattattatcattattattattatttgtaagaAGGTATCTGGTGAAGGGAAAAAGtgtatgaaataaaataaaagatcgACTACTttatggactgactgactgactgactaactgactgactgactgactaaatgaatgaatgaatgacttttATTCATATAGATTAataagtttttattttcctaataACTATAATATTCACCAGAAACgctgctaccaccatcaccaccaccaccaccaccactaccaccaccaccaccaccaccaccaccaccaccaccaccaccaccaccaccaccaccaccaccaccaccacacttaccTGCGCACACCTGAGAAGATtggacgtcaccaccaccagcaccaccaacacctttgCCAGTGCTCTCATTGTAGTGgtgaagcgctctctctctctctctctctctctctctctctctctctctctctctcaatccattctGCCTAGTTTCACGACCCTGATCCtctgcatggtgtgtgtgtgtgtgtggtgtgtggtggtgtgtgtgtgtgtgtgtgtgtgtgtgtgtgtgtgtgtgtgtgtgtgtgtgtgtgtgcgtgtgtcagcaGTTGTCTAGTgagataataattctctctctctctctctctctctctctctctctctctctctctctctctctctctctctctctctctgagcactGTCACTCTGCCATctggaaaagacaaaaaaagaacatttaGATAATTCTTCAACATAGCACagttctccatcctcctcctcctcctcctcctcctcctcctcctcctcctcctcctcctcctcctcctcctcctcctcctcccttcctctcccactcccctcctcctctccctttctgacttttccttccctctctctctctcactccctctcactcttcctctccctcttcctctccctctccttccccctctccttccccttccttcctccatcttctcctcctcctcctcctcctcctccatcttctcctcctcctccatctcctcctcctcctccatctcctcctcctcctccatctccatctcctcctcctcctccatctcctccatctcctcctcctccatctcctcctcctattcatacGCTCACCctctcctgcacacacacacacacacacacacacacacacacacacacacacactctatatgTAACAGCCATACGCGGAAGAGAAAACCAatccctcattttccttcctatgAGTGTGGCGTGAGGGTGAAAGATCAAGCAAGCTCTGATAACTGTTTAACCTTCACTCCCTGTCCCCGCCTCGTGCAGGAGAGAGAGTGCTTGAGAGAGATAACCAGAAACCATTCATAtcacctccactcatctcccacTTACTATGTGCAAGTAAGCGTGATCGTTGGTCGGGACCCTTCAAAGTAATGTGCGTATTTGTTCCTCAGTGGCAGTTCATTAAGTATTTCACTCCACGTGACTCTTGTTATTCTCTCCATATGAATAACCTTGGACAGTTTGCAGAGTGATAATATAAATGCAGACACAGGAGTGGTTTAAACTATATATAGTACAGTATTCTCTCCCTTTACATTCCATTATATTTTGCATAGCGATACCATGTTGCCGGTTCACTCACAGCAGTGCAAGGGTTGGTGCTGGGATAAGTGGCGTCTGTGCTAAGCCACTGTGCCGACCGATGACAAGACGagtcgcattttttttttttccagctttctTTTATTAAACATTTTAACCTTTTATTCTCTAATgtatttttacttattattttgcctttttattttctaatgtattcttatttattattttaacttttttattctctaatATAATCTTGCTTATTAAACACCCTGTCATAATACAGCAGTGTTTagtgtggcttttttttttgtgttcaatAAGGCATAAGTCACATGTGTTTTAATGCATTGAGTACAGAGTAAAATAATATTTGGAGATGCGGGGCATCGATCCCCGTACCTCCCGCATGCTAAGCGGGCGCTCTACCATCTGAGCTACATCCCCTTGACGTAAAACTTGAATTGCCAGCAATCTAACCTTATTTTGGGCGGCCCAGTCCATCTAGCTGTACTGGAGTGAGTAAAGTAAAATATTGTGTTGGACAGTAACTCTTGCTTTTGTTTCTTAAGGTAGCATTATTAtcgaaatatagaaaaaaaaaagtatgtaccgtacttaatttctctctctctctctctctctctctctctctctctctctctctctctctctctctctccttcctcccagtAAGTGTCACGCGTGGCCGTAACGGGAGGTTTTCGTGACGCCGTATTAGAGACGCATGACAGGCAACATTCCACCTCCATACTCCATGCCACGCGATGCCGCGCCTGCCGACACAACGACATCAACACCAGCAACagtaccacaacaacaacaacaacaacaacaataacaataaaaacaacaaacatcaggaacaacagcaacaactacaacaactactactactactactagtattattactactgttactactactactactattattactactgttgctactactactacttatattacaaatacaacaactactactatcgctgctactgctactactgctactactactactactactactactactgctactactaccactaccaccactactaccaccactactactactactactactactactactactactactactactacaagtcgtactactactactactactactactactactactaccactactactactactactattcccaccactactactactactactaccaaataAAACATACCAAGAAATCAAATATGACTAccatagaaaacacacacacacacacacacacacacacactcagtggttagagcgctggcttcacaagccagaggaccggggttcgattccccggccgggtggagatatttgggtgtgtctctttcacttgtagcccctgttcacctagcagtgagtaggtacgggatgtaaatcgaggagttgtgacgttGTTTGTggggtgtgcctggtctcaggcctatccgaagatcggaaataatgagctctgagctcgttccgtagggtaacgtctggcggtctcgtcagagactgcagcagatcaaacagtgaaacacacacacacacacacacacacacacacacacacacacacaaatgggcaagcctcttaatgtgtggcccctgttcacctagcagtaaataggtacgggatgtaactcgaggggttgtggcctcgctttcccggtgtgtggagtgtgttgtggtttcagttctacccgaagatcggtctatgagctctgagctcgctccgtaatggggaagactggctaggtgaccagcagacgaccgaggtgaattacacacacacacacacacacacacacacacacacaatgacacacaAGACTT containing:
- the LOC123499542 gene encoding anionic trypsin-2-like isoform X2, which translates into the protein MRALAKVLVVLVVVTSNLLRCAQGELLWHRLFGPAAGEGPQRCACSCGLPNRRAKVVGGNFAEFNEYPWQVALLYKGHFYCGGTLISDRYVLTAAHCIRGVSIHNLRVTVGEHIRSFPIETRSEEYEPVYSIFHPDFNKTTYNNDIGLLKLSHKVKTHMWFSRPACLPLPDTDYVGELGIATGWGRISEKGEPTDTLKEALVPIFPNAVCQALRYQPYEITDNMFCAGYINGGTDSCHGDSGGGLLWEGSDGKMDVIGVVSWGQGCGRPGYPGVYTRVTRYLDWIHQHTRDSCYCGRRRGKLSGHLLGG
- the LOC123499542 gene encoding anionic trypsin-2-like isoform X1, with protein sequence MRALAKVLVVLVVVTSNLLRCAQGELLWHRLFGPAAGEGPQRCACSCGLPNRRAKVVGGNFAEFNEYPWQVALLYKGHFYCGGTLISDRYVLTAAHCIRGVSIHNLRVTVGEHIRSFPIETRSEEYEPVYSIFHPDFNKTTYNNDIGLLKLSHKVKTHMWFSRPACLPLPDTDYVGELGIATGWGRISEKGEPTDTLKEALVPIFPNAVCQALRYQPYEITDNMFCAGYINGGTDSCHSVSVASLQGDSGGGLLWEGSDGKMDVIGVVSWGQGCGRPGYPGVYTRVTRYLDWIHQHTRDSCYCGRRRGKLSGHLLGG